The genomic interval TTATTCTCTCTGTAAAAGCAGGCATAGATCCAAAATTCTTATACTATTTACTTCTTCATACAGATATTAAAGATTTAGGATATTCACGCCATTATAGTATTCTAAAAAAAGTATCGTTTTCAATCCCCCCCCTTGCCGAGCAAAAGCGCATCGCGGCGATCCTCAACGAGCAGATGGCCGCCGTGGAGCGGGCGAGGAAGGCGGCACAGGAGCGACTTAAGGCTGCAATAATGCTGCCCTTCTCACTTATCCGCAATTCTATTGCGCATGGCGGTACTCGATGTCTGACTCTTGATGACTGTCTTGTAGAGGTTAAAAATGGTGTTGGCACTGATTGGCAAAGATACCGTCTTGTAGGAGCCACGAGGGAAGGCATTGCCCCAGCTAAAGAGGGAGTAGGAAAAAACCCAGAACGATATAAGCTGGTCGATCCAGTAACTGTATTTTACAACCCAATGCGTATTTTATTGGGCTCCATTGCAATGGTAGACGAAAACAACGAGACTGGCATCACCAGCCCTGATTATGTTGTAGTAAAGGGTAAAGAAGGAATCCTGGATACACGATGGTTTTATTACTGGTTCAGATCGTCATATGGAGCTCATCTCATTGATTCCCTGACGAGAGGTGCGGTTCGAGAACGTGTTCTCTTTAATCGGCTCTGTAAGGGTAAGATAGTCCTCCCCAATTTCCATACTCAAAAGGTGGCATCTGAAAAGATGAAAGAGGCTCAGAAGATTGCTGAAGCCATTTCACAGGAGATCATGATGATTGATGCACTTCCTTCAGCATTGATACGCAGAGCTTTTAATGGAGAAATATAACCTGATGGCAAGGCGAACAAACAATAATCAGAACACCACCCCCACCCGCCGTCTTTCAACCCCCCAATCCGTCGATCAGGCCGTCAAATCCATCTGTGACATCATGCGGCGTGGCAACTGTGCCGGGGCGCTCCAGTACGTCCCGGAGCTCACCTGGATTCTCTTCCTGCGCATCCTTGATGAGATAGAGGAAAAGGAGGCGCAGTGTTCCGAGACTGTCGGTGTCCCGTTCAGGCCTTCACTTGAGGCCCCTTACCGCTGGCGGGACTGGGCTGCGCCGTTCGACGAGAAAATATCAGTCACCCTGCCCAATGGAACCAAGCCCCAGGGCTGGAAGCGGCAGGAGCTTCAGGAAGGAGCGATGGGCTCATTCTTTGCCTTCGTGAATGGCACCCGCGACGCGGGCGGCAATCTCACAGGGCTTTTGCCTTACCTCAAGGGTTTAAAGGAGATGCCGAATGCCTCGCCGCGCCAGAAGGTCATCAGTGAGGTCATGACTGGTGTTGAGCGTGTCCGGATAGACACCGAGCGGAATTTTCTGGACGTGCTGGACAAGGTTCACGAGATCAGCGCCGAGGCGGTGGATAAGACACATGTCTTCACCCTCTCTCAGGTTTATGAGGGGCTGCTCCTCAAGATGGGGGAGAAGGGCAATGAC from bacterium carries:
- a CDS encoding restriction endonuclease subunit S is translated as MISGHTGRWPGDGAVPEGRRKGPLGLALREQGEDEDVYEMNKEFDKLPRWKPMPFSKVAQRINHGIRTLKSQEYRQSGKYPIVDQGQKLVIGYADDEKSVFTGPFPVIVFGDHTKIVKYIDFPFSIGADGVVILSVKAGIDPKFLYYLLLHTDIKDLGYSRHYSILKKVSFSIPPLAEQKRIAAILNEQMAAVERARKAAQERLKAAIMLPFSLIRNSIAHGGTRCLTLDDCLVEVKNGVGTDWQRYRLVGATREGIAPAKEGVGKNPERYKLVDPVTVFYNPMRILLGSIAMVDENNETGITSPDYVVVKGKEGILDTRWFYYWFRSSYGAHLIDSLTRGAVRERVLFNRLCKGKIVLPNFHTQKVASEKMKEAQKIAEAISQEIMMIDALPSALIRRAFNGEI